ACTTGCCTCCGACATACTGTCCTCGAATTCGATCAGAAATTTACGGCCCTTTTTGCGGGTAACGATCCCCTTCTCACCGGCAGAACGACGAAATGTCACCTCATCAGTTTTGCGGGCTGGTTTTGCCTTTGGTTCCTCGGCGGCACGACGCAACTGCTTGACCACATCCATGGGGTCCACAAACGGGCCACGCCCATTTCGCGCTGACTGCTGCTGCGCCTCAATACGGGCCGCTTGAGCCAATACCGGATCCGCTGTCGCGGGCCGCGCAAGAAGTGGCTTGAGATCGCGGGCATGCCGCTCCTTCAGATCGCGGATTGACGGGAAGGCGCCGACAATTTGCGCGGGCAATGATGCCAACGCGAGATAGCGCGAAAGCCACGGCTGACTCACCTCCAGTCGTTCCGCCATCGCCTTTTGCTTGCCGCCGTAATACCTCGCGATCGCATCGGCGTAATCTATTGCGCGCTCATAATCGCTGATGTCCTCACGCTCACGGTTTTCAATGTCGGCAAGGCGAAACGCCTCTTCGTCGGACATCTCACGCGGCTCTACGAGGTATTTGAACTGGGTGTAGTTATTTGCACGCAGCCAGCTGACGGCAAAATGGCGTCGCGCACCACAAATTACTTCGTACTTGAAATTAGGATCATCAATCGGTCGCACCACGGCGGCAAATTCCTGACGTCCCTGCGCACGAATGCCGTCGATAAGATCGCGGCAGTTCTCTTCGTTCAGCAGCGCGTAGTCGCGATTGTGACGCTCCCACATGCGGCACTCGGACGGATCCACCCAGCGCAGGGTTTTCTCCTCCAGCTCACCTGACATCCGGTCATTGATGGTGGTGGAACGTTTGAGAAAACGTGCAGACTCACGTCCGCTTGTGGGACGTGCCGGGCCGTCCAGATCGCTCAACACATCGTCAAAGATCGCATCATGTTTCTTGCTCATAGCAGCCCCTCCTTGCGCAGGCTTTTGTGATGGCTAGGCCATGTTTTGCGGATGAGCAGCTCAATCTCGCTGTTTACCGCATCCAAATACGCACGACAGCGTTTGTGTGTCTCGGTCCGTGTCGAAGGGCCCGTCAGCTCATAAACCGTCGCCAGATTGGCGGCAGCATTGTCGATTTCTGCGCTATCTTTCAGCACAGCATTCAGCATGTCATGCGGGAATACTGCATCCATCATCCGTTTGATTGCGGTATGTGCCGACTTGCTGTCATTCATCTTTGTTGCAAGAATTTTAATAAAAGCATAATCACGCGCACCGCCTGCACGTGCCAGCTCGTTCAGTGTTGCGCCCATCATTTTGAGAAAGTGCGCCGTTGAGCCAAAATCGATATTATTCGGAGGCGCGGGGATCACAATAGCATTGGCCGCGCGCAACACTGATAGGGAAAGCATCCCGAGGGCAGGGGGCGGATCAAGGAGTATAACATCAAATTCATC
Above is a window of Sulfitobacter guttiformis DNA encoding:
- a CDS encoding ParB/RepB/Spo0J family partition protein — encoded protein: MSKKHDAIFDDVLSDLDGPARPTSGRESARFLKRSTTINDRMSGELEEKTLRWVDPSECRMWERHNRDYALLNEENCRDLIDGIRAQGRQEFAAVVRPIDDPNFKYEVICGARRHFAVSWLRANNYTQFKYLVEPREMSDEEAFRLADIENREREDISDYERAIDYADAIARYYGGKQKAMAERLEVSQPWLSRYLALASLPAQIVGAFPSIRDLKERHARDLKPLLARPATADPVLAQAARIEAQQQSARNGRGPFVDPMDVVKQLRRAAEEPKAKPARKTDEVTFRRSAGEKGIVTRKKGRKFLIEFEDSMSEASLRGALDAFLKARFSK